A segment of the Mycobacterium intracellulare ATCC 13950 genome:
CTCAAAGCCGCTGTCGCAGAACACGTGATGAACGGACGGGGAAACCCCGACGGAATCCATTGGAATTTCGAGGCCCACCAGGCGGTCGCGGAGCTGATGCTCAAGGCGCTCGCCGAGGCCGGCATCTCGAACGAGAAACCCCGCGGGTAGCGCTCGTGACTGTCGTGGTGGTGACCGACTCGTCGGCCCGTCTGCCGGCCGACCTGCTCGACAAGTGGGGGATACGTGTTGTGCCCCTGCACATCCTGCTCGACGGCACCGACCTGCGTGACGGCGTGGACGACATTCCGGGTGACATCCACAAGCTGGCGGCGACCACCGCGGCGGCGACCCCGGCCGAACTCGCCGACGCGTACCAACAGGCGCTGGCCGACAGCGGCGCCGATGGTGTGGTGGCCGTGCACATTTCGTCGGCGCTGTCGGGAACCTGCCGGGCCGCCGAGCGCACCGCGGCCGACCTGGACCCCAACGTGCGGGTCATCGACTCCAAATCGGCGGCGATGGGCACCGGATTCGTTGCCCTGGCCGCCGCCCGGGCGGCGGCCACGGGCGGTGACCTGAACACCGTCGCGGATGCTGCCCGCGAGGCCGTGGCCCGCGGACACGCCTTCATCGTGGTGCACCGGCTGGACAACCTGCGCCGCAGCGGCCGCATCGGGGGCGCCAAGGCCTGGCTGGGCACCGCGTTGGCGCTCAAACCGTTGTTGCGTATCGATGACGGGAAACTCATTCTGGCCCAACGGGTCCGGACTATCAGTCACGCGACGGAGGCGATGATCGACCGGGTCTGCCAGGTCGTCGGCGACGGCACCGCAGCCCTGGCGGTGCACCACGTCAACAACCCGGACGGCGCCACCGAGGTGGCGACGGCGCTGGGCAAGCGGCTACCGGCGTGTGAGCCCGCGATCGTCACCGAGCTGGGACCGGTGCTGGCGCTGCACGTCGGCGCGGGCGCGGTCGCGGTGAGCGTCCAACTCGCCGAAGCTTAGTGGCGATCGCAAGCGCGGCGTAGCCGGGCGCTGCGGGTCGCCACCATCGGCCTAGGCGCTGACCGGCCGTCGCGCGTTGTCGCCGCGCGGGTGAACAACCTGCGGCCACCAGAACCACCGCCCGAGCAGGGTAGCGATCGACGGCATCAGCAGTGTGCGCACGATCAGCGTGTCGAGCAGCAGACCGATGCAGACCGTCGACCCGAACTGACCGAGCACGCGCAGATCGCTCCCCAGCATGGACGCCATGGTGAACGCGAACACCAGACCCGCGGCCGTCACCACCCCACCGGTCCCGGCCATCGACCGAATGATCCCGGTCTTGAGGCCGTGATGGATCTCTTCCCTGAACCGGGACACCAGCAGCAGGTTGTAGTCGGATCCCACGGCCAACAGGATGATGACCGCCAGCGCCATCACGATCCAGTGGATATTGATGCCGAACAAATCCTGCCAAATCAGCACGGACAGACCGAAAGACGCCGCGATCGAGCTGGCAGCGGTGCCGACGATGACCAGCGCGGCCACCACGCTTCGGGTCAGCAGCAGCATGATCATGAAGATCAGCGTCAGTGACGCGATGACGGCGATCATCAGGTCGTACTTCTCACCGTCAGCCATGTCCTTGAACGTCGCGGCGGTTCCGCCGAGATACACCTTGGCGTCGGCCAGCGAGGATTGCTTCAGCGCCTCCTGCGCGGCGGTGCGTTCGGCCGCCACCCGTTCGATTCCCTCCGGCGTCATCGGATCGTCCTGGTGGGTGATGAAGAATCGCGCCGACTTACCGTCCGGCGACAAGAACATGCGCAGACCCGTCTGGAAGTCGGGGTTGTCAAAGGCTTCTGGTGGCAGGTAGAAGAAGTCGTCGTTCTTCGACTGATCAAAGCTCTGACCCATGACGATCCCGGTGTTGCTCATCGCCTCCATCTGGTCGATCATCGCCTTGAACGTCTGATAGAGCGTCAGCGTGATGCCTCTGGTCGTTTTCAAAGTGGCGATCAGCGTGGGAAACAGCTCGGTCAGGTCGCGTGACGCTTTGGCGGTGTGCGTGATGTCGGTCGTCAAATAGTGGAACTGCTCGGCCAATTGGTCGAACCCGTCGAACGTGTCGAACAAAGATCGCAGCCCGATGCACACGGGAATGTCGTAGCAGTGCTTCTCCCAGTAGAAGTACGTGCGGACCGGCCGGAACGTGTCGTCGAAATCGGCGATGTGGTCGCGCAGGCTGTCGGTGATCTGCGACGTCACCTGCGTGGTCTTGGCGCTGTCGTCGGCGGCGTTGGCCAAATCGAGCGACACCTCGTACTGGCGCTGCGTGGTGTCGATTTGGGTCTGCAAGTCATCAGCCATTTTGAGGATGTCGTTCATGCGCTCCTTGAGAAAGCCCATGTTCTGCATCGTCGTCTGGCTCTGGACGCTGTTCTGGAACGGAATCGAGCTGTGCTGAATCGGGATGCCCAGCGGCCTGGTGATGTCCTGAACCATGGCGATGCCGAGCGTGCGCATCTCGTTTTTCGCCACCCGGTCCAATACCAGCATGTCGGCCGGGTTTCGCATGTCATGGTTGGATTCGACCATCAACAAGTCGGGGTTCATCCGGGCCTCGGAGAAGTGCCGATTCGCGGCTTCTTGCCCTTGATTGGCGGGGGCTGACAACGGCAGGTAGTGACGGTCGTTGTAGCTGGGCTTGAAGCCCGGCAGTGCCACCATGCCGACCAGGACGATGGCGGCGCTGACGGCCAAAATCGGTGCGGGCCAACGCACTACCGCGGTGCCCACCCGGCGCCACAGTCGCCCTCGCTTCGCCTGCCTTTCGAAGAAGTGGAAGCGACTGCCGACGAAGACGACCGCGGGGCCGAGGGAAAGCCCGGCGAGCACCACGACCAGCATGCCGATCGCCACCGGCGCGCCCATGGTGTTGAACCAGGGCAGGCGGGTAAAACTCAGGCAGTAGGTCGCTCCCGCGATCGTCAGTCCGGAGCCCAGGACGACCGGGGCGACGCCCTTGAATGTGGTGTAGTAAGCCGTTTCTCGGTCCTCACCGGCGGCCAACGCTTCTTGATATCGCCCGACGAGGAAGATGCCGTAGTCAGTTCCCGCGGCGATCGCCAGCATGGTGAGGATGTTGGCGGCGAACGTGGTGAGCCCGAATGCGTTGTTATAGGCCAGAACCGCGACGACGCCCCGCGCACACGCCAGCGCCACGAAGGTCATGAAAAGCTGGATCAGCGTCGTGACGATCGACCGGTAGACCAGCAGCAGCATGATCGCGATCGCGCCCAGAGTGAACAGCGTGATCTTGGCCAGGCTGGCGTTACCGATGATGTGCATGTCGTCGGATAGCGCCGCGGGGCCGGTGACATAGGCCTTCACGCCGGGTGGCGCCTTGTTCTCATCGATCACCTTGCGGACGGCGTCCACGGAGTCGTTGGCCTGCGTGGTGCCCTGATTACCGGCGAGGTTCACCTGCACGTACGCGCCCTTGGCGTCGGCGCTCTGCGCTCCCGCAGCGGTCAGGCGGTCGCCCCAGAAGTCCTGGATGTGCTGGATGTGCGCGGGATCCTTGCGCAGGTCTCGGATCAGCTTGTCGTAGTACTTGTGCGCGTCCGGGCCCAGCGGCTGCTGACCCTCCAGGACGATCATCACGGTGCTGTTCGAGTTGAATTCGTGGAAGTTACTGCCCAGCCGCATCATCGCCTTCATCGACGGCGCGTCCAGGGGAGTCATCGGCGCCGAATGCGCCTCGCCGACCACTTCCAGGGAGGGGACCAGGACGTTCACCAAGACGGTGATCACTAACCAGCCCAGGATGATCGGGATCGCAAAGATGCGGATCGCGTGGGGGAGGTAGGGGCGGTGGCCGCGCTCGGCCTTCGACAGGCCGCGAGTGCTGATCGGGCCGGTGGCTGCGTCGTCTTCGGCGCTTCTGGCGCCGGAATCGGTCTCGTTGTTCACATTGCTCATGCGGACTTCACCAGGCAGAAGGTCTGGGCGTTATGGCCGTCGGAGTTCTGGTTGTCGCGGACGACGCCGTCCACGGTGATCTTGCAGTTGATCGTGGGGCCGTTGCTTTGCGCCATGATGTTGGCGCTCACCGAGGGCAACGTGGTCGAGATCGTCGTCGACCACGGCAGCGGCGCGTTGTCGACCTGATGCGTGTTGGCGTTCTCGTCCCAATAGTTGATGTTTGCCGTGGTGCCCGGGGCGCCGGAAATCTCGTAGACGACGACCTTCGGGTTGAACTGCACGATTTCGATCCCCTTGCCGGCGTTCGCGTTGAGATCTTCCGAGCCGAAGAGCTTGTGCAGCCGTGACACCACGAGTGCAGACAAAGCCAAAACGACCACCAGCAGCAGCGGGATCCACGCCTTTTGCAGCACGCGGGTCAAGACACCGGGGCGAGGACTTGATTTCGGATCAGCCATCACCCGACCGCCTTTCGCCCACCGCTTCGGGCCTCGCCGCAAAGCTCACCAACCATCGCCGACGACATCGATGTCAACGGAAAATTTGCTCAGCTACGCATCCTAACCATAGTGCACGCAAGCGTTCCTCCTGGGGCGGCCGGCTGTGGCGAACGGCATAGGCCCTATCGGGCGAGCCGGCCGGTGACCGGCGGCAAATCCGCCAGCGTCACGATGCCCGGCCTGGCCGCCACCACCGCCGGGACGGCGTTGGTCACCGGCATCGCGGTGTAGATCATTCCCAATCCCATGAACCCGGGCTCCGTCCAGTCCTTGGGCGGCAGGCAGTGCAGAACCGTGCGCATGTTGGGCAGGCCGAACACCTGAATGACGTGCCCGTGCTCGAGTGGTTTGGGCGGGACGACATGGTTGCCCATGGTCCAGTTGAACCCGACGCTGACGACGTTGCGATCGCCGACCCAGCCGCGGTGGTAGCCGTAGACGCTGCCGACGGTTCCGGCGGGAATCTTCATGAACCCCAGATCCGAGTCGCCGGTCGCCGCGGTGAACGTGACGTCGAAGGTCATCTTGTCCAGCTTCGCGCCGATCTCGTCGGCCATCATCGCGGCCGACTCGGCGAAGACCTCGCTCTCCCGGCGCACACTGTCGGCCAGCCCCGGGGTGTCGGGGTCTTGCGAGAACCCCATGGCGGTTTGGGTTTCGGCCGATTCGTAGGTCGAGCAGTCCACCGACTCGGTGATGCGAATCTCGTCGACGCGCTCGCACGAGGCGGACAGCACCATGCCGACCATGTTGGTCATGCCCGGGTGCGCGCCGCTGCCGAAGATCGTCGAATTGCCGCGTCGGCAGGCGTCTTCGATTCGCTTGCGGTCCTGCGGCGTCTGCTTGCCGCCGGTGATCCAGGCCGCGCTGGTGCACACGTTGACCCCCGATTCCAGCAGCCGCACCAGCTCGTCGATGTCGGGCCACAACGGGTTGTAGCAACACGCGTCGGCGCCCAGGGCGATCAGCGCGTCGATGTCGTTGGTGGCCTGCACCCCGGTCGGCTCCGGCCAGCCCGCCAATTCGGCGGCGTCGACCCCGACCTTCTCCTCGCCGTGGGCGTACACGCCGACGAGTTCCATGTCGGGCCGCCCGATGATGGCGTGCAGCGAGCGCCGCCCGATGTTCCCGGTCGTCCACTGGATGACGCGTAGGGGACGGTCAGTGCTGGTTGCGCTCATCGTGGCTCCTTTGCCGCTGCGGGGGTGGAACCATTATGCGAAGCGCGCTACCGGCCGGCGCGCGCGCGTCCACCGGGCGGGCTCAGGCGTCCAAACGGGCGAATTGGTGTTGGCTGTACTGCTCCACGCAGGCGGCGCGCCGGATCTTGCCACTTGTCGTGGTCGGAATGGACCCGGGCGGTACCAGGACGAGGTCCCCGACATTCACGCCGTGGTTATTGGAAATCGCCGAGGTGACGTCGGTTTTGATGGAGGTGAGCCAGTGCCTGACGTCGTGGGTCTCCCCGCTGGAATCGCCACGCTTCTTCAGCTCGATGACCGTGACCAGCTTCTCGGTGCTGTTCACCGGCACCGAGATCGCCGCGACCCGACCACCCGTGATCTCTTGGACCGTCGCCTCGATGTCCTCGGGATAGTGGTTGCGCCCGCGGATGATCAGCAGGTCCTTCATGCGGCCGACAATGAACAGCTCGCCGGAGTGGATGAAACCCAGGTCGCCGGTCCTCAGCCAGGGACCGTCGGGCGTCCCCGGTGACGGGTCGACGAGCGTGGCGCCGAAGCATCGCTGCTCGGCCGGCGTTTTGCGCCAGTATCCGTCGGCGACGTTCTCGCCATGCACCCAGATCTCGCCGACCGCGTCGGGCGGGCATTCGCGGCTCGTCTCGCTGTCGACGATCCGGAGCATGGGCGACTGCGGCACCCGGTACTTGACGAGCGCCGTCGCTTTCGCGGTCGCCGTTCCCCTTCCGGGTGCGCACGGCCGAACGCGGCCCGCCCCGAGCTCTTCGGCGTCGAAGTGGCCCGCCGGCGCGGATTCACTCCAGGTGCCGGTCGCCACGAAGACGGTCGCCTCGGCCAAGCCGTATGAGGGACGCATCATGTGGTCCCGGAAATTGAAGTGCGCGAACCGATCCACGAAGCGGTGCAGGGTGGCCGCCTCGACACGCTCCGCGCCGCTGATGATGCCCAGCACGTCGCCGAGGTCCAGGCCGGCCAGGTCTTTGTCGGTGGTCTTGCGGGCGGCCAGGTCGAAGGCGAAGTTGGGCGCCGACGACCAGGTGTGCGGATGTTCGGCCAGCGTTCGCATCCACCTGGCCGGCCTCTCCAAGAACGCGACCGGACTCGTCAGCTCGGCGCGGTGGCCGCTCAGGATGGGCGCGCAGACGCCCAGCACCAGACCCATGTCGTGGTAGAAGGGCAACCACGACACGATCGTGGCCTCGGTCGGAAACTTGGTTCCGAAGTCCACGAAGAAGCTGCGCATCAGCTGTTCGAAATTGGCCTCGAGGTTTCGATGCGAAATCATCACCCCGGTCGGCGTTCGGGTCGAACCCGAGCTGTACTGCAAATACGCGACGGTCGGCAAATCATCCGTCGGAACGTTTGCTTCGCCCTCGACATCGAGGTTCATCGAATCGATTTCGACGATCTTGGGGACATCGTCCATGCGTGCCCGGTCGACGTATTCGGCGACATCCTCCGCGACGTCGGACGTCGTGAGAACCACCGACGGCGACGTGTCGGCGAGGACCGCGCTGACCCGCGCATCACTGGAACCGCGATGCGGCAGCGGCAGCGGCACGGCGATGAGCCCGGCCTGCATGGACCCCAGGAACGCCGCGATGTAATCCAGGCCCTGGGGCGCCAGGATCACCGCCCTGTCGCCGACCGACCCGTGCGGGCCGAGGTCCCGTGCCACATTGAGTGTGCGGCGCGAGACTTGCGACCACGTGAGCGTCTCGCGCACACCGTCCCAGTCGTGCTGGTAGTCGGTGAACGTGTAGGCAACGTCGTGGGGCCGCAGGCTGGCGCGTCCGTGCAGCATGGCGAGGATCGACGACTGAGACATAGGCGCGCTCAGTCGGTAACTTCGCTTGCGCCGTGCGAGAACACGGACGTGGCACCGGCGAGGATCTGCGAGAGCGGGTCGGCGTCGCCGCCGAAGGTCGCCTGGTTGGCCGGCGCGGTGACCTCCGCCGGGTCGAAGCCGTGCACCGGGTCCACCTGAACCGGGGCGGTCGACGGGTCGTCGTTTCGCGAGTAGCCCGCATTCACGCGGGGAATCAGGATCGCGTCGAGCTTGTTCAGCGTGTCCTCGTCAATCCCGACGTATTTCAGCGGCATGACCAGCGGAAGGTGCTTTTCCGGAACCATGATCGTCGTGTCTTTCGCGCCCCTGGAGTTGATCGTCGTCCTGATGTTCTGCGGCGGCACCATGCTCGGGTTCGTGAAGGCCACCGCCGTGTGACCGGTGGCGAGGCCGAGCAGCGTGTTGGCGAGCGCGAACATGTTGTCCGGCCGGTCGGGGAAGTCCGCGATCGAGTCGTACGCGGCCACGAACCTGTTTGTGTCGTACTGGCTCTCATACGGCGGCGGCATGGTGTAGTCGAGCGCGGGGACGACGCTGCCGACCGGGAACATGGCGGTCAGGAAACTCTGACCGAAGGCGTGACGCCCGATCGGATCGCCGAACGTGGCGAAGTTGAGCTTGTCGGGCGGGGGAGCGGTCGGGTCGTTCGCCAGCCGAGCCTGCACGCCGTCGACCACGAACGCGCCCTC
Coding sequences within it:
- a CDS encoding DegV family protein; the encoded protein is MTVVVVTDSSARLPADLLDKWGIRVVPLHILLDGTDLRDGVDDIPGDIHKLAATTAAATPAELADAYQQALADSGADGVVAVHISSALSGTCRAAERTAADLDPNVRVIDSKSAAMGTGFVALAAARAAATGGDLNTVADAAREAVARGHAFIVVHRLDNLRRSGRIGGAKAWLGTALALKPLLRIDDGKLILAQRVRTISHATEAMIDRVCQVVGDGTAALAVHHVNNPDGATEVATALGKRLPACEPAIVTELGPVLALHVGAGAVAVSVQLAEA
- a CDS encoding MMPL/RND family transporter; the encoded protein is MSNVNNETDSGARSAEDDAATGPISTRGLSKAERGHRPYLPHAIRIFAIPIILGWLVITVLVNVLVPSLEVVGEAHSAPMTPLDAPSMKAMMRLGSNFHEFNSNSTVMIVLEGQQPLGPDAHKYYDKLIRDLRKDPAHIQHIQDFWGDRLTAAGAQSADAKGAYVQVNLAGNQGTTQANDSVDAVRKVIDENKAPPGVKAYVTGPAALSDDMHIIGNASLAKITLFTLGAIAIMLLLVYRSIVTTLIQLFMTFVALACARGVVAVLAYNNAFGLTTFAANILTMLAIAAGTDYGIFLVGRYQEALAAGEDRETAYYTTFKGVAPVVLGSGLTIAGATYCLSFTRLPWFNTMGAPVAIGMLVVVLAGLSLGPAVVFVGSRFHFFERQAKRGRLWRRVGTAVVRWPAPILAVSAAIVLVGMVALPGFKPSYNDRHYLPLSAPANQGQEAANRHFSEARMNPDLLMVESNHDMRNPADMLVLDRVAKNEMRTLGIAMVQDITRPLGIPIQHSSIPFQNSVQSQTTMQNMGFLKERMNDILKMADDLQTQIDTTQRQYEVSLDLANAADDSAKTTQVTSQITDSLRDHIADFDDTFRPVRTYFYWEKHCYDIPVCIGLRSLFDTFDGFDQLAEQFHYLTTDITHTAKASRDLTELFPTLIATLKTTRGITLTLYQTFKAMIDQMEAMSNTGIVMGQSFDQSKNDDFFYLPPEAFDNPDFQTGLRMFLSPDGKSARFFITHQDDPMTPEGIERVAAERTAAQEALKQSSLADAKVYLGGTAATFKDMADGEKYDLMIAVIASLTLIFMIMLLLTRSVVAALVIVGTAASSIAASFGLSVLIWQDLFGINIHWIVMALAVIILLAVGSDYNLLLVSRFREEIHHGLKTGIIRSMAGTGGVVTAAGLVFAFTMASMLGSDLRVLGQFGSTVCIGLLLDTLIVRTLLMPSIATLLGRWFWWPQVVHPRGDNARRPVSA
- a CDS encoding MmpS family transport accessory protein, encoding MADPKSSPRPGVLTRVLQKAWIPLLLVVVLALSALVVSRLHKLFGSEDLNANAGKGIEIVQFNPKVVVYEISGAPGTTANINYWDENANTHQVDNAPLPWSTTISTTLPSVSANIMAQSNGPTINCKITVDGVVRDNQNSDGHNAQTFCLVKSA
- a CDS encoding NAD(P)H-dependent amine dehydrogenase family protein: MSATSTDRPLRVIQWTTGNIGRRSLHAIIGRPDMELVGVYAHGEEKVGVDAAELAGWPEPTGVQATNDIDALIALGADACCYNPLWPDIDELVRLLESGVNVCTSAAWITGGKQTPQDRKRIEDACRRGNSTIFGSGAHPGMTNMVGMVLSASCERVDEIRITESVDCSTYESAETQTAMGFSQDPDTPGLADSVRRESEVFAESAAMMADEIGAKLDKMTFDVTFTAATGDSDLGFMKIPAGTVGSVYGYHRGWVGDRNVVSVGFNWTMGNHVVPPKPLEHGHVIQVFGLPNMRTVLHCLPPKDWTEPGFMGLGMIYTAMPVTNAVPAVVAARPGIVTLADLPPVTGRLAR
- a CDS encoding AMP-binding protein, encoding MSQSSILAMLHGRASLRPHDVAYTFTDYQHDWDGVRETLTWSQVSRRTLNVARDLGPHGSVGDRAVILAPQGLDYIAAFLGSMQAGLIAVPLPLPHRGSSDARVSAVLADTSPSVVLTTSDVAEDVAEYVDRARMDDVPKIVEIDSMNLDVEGEANVPTDDLPTVAYLQYSSGSTRTPTGVMISHRNLEANFEQLMRSFFVDFGTKFPTEATIVSWLPFYHDMGLVLGVCAPILSGHRAELTSPVAFLERPARWMRTLAEHPHTWSSAPNFAFDLAARKTTDKDLAGLDLGDVLGIISGAERVEAATLHRFVDRFAHFNFRDHMMRPSYGLAEATVFVATGTWSESAPAGHFDAEELGAGRVRPCAPGRGTATAKATALVKYRVPQSPMLRIVDSETSRECPPDAVGEIWVHGENVADGYWRKTPAEQRCFGATLVDPSPGTPDGPWLRTGDLGFIHSGELFIVGRMKDLLIIRGRNHYPEDIEATVQEITGGRVAAISVPVNSTEKLVTVIELKKRGDSSGETHDVRHWLTSIKTDVTSAISNNHGVNVGDLVLVPPGSIPTTTSGKIRRAACVEQYSQHQFARLDA
- the pe gene encoding acyltransferase PE, producing the protein MKKLLAGVTALVTVGATGCFGVNTATADESPIGGPPTPGAPGDQTAFALGGAHVLGIPYDEYIRQEGAQWFPGQKREIVRYPAGQVQGHVLERLFPGIGKLDEQFPGLGADGPSVGESVDVGIDNLDAAIRTGRPGTAIGLSEGAFVVDGVQARLANDPTAPPPDKLNFATFGDPIGRHAFGQSFLTAMFPVGSVVPALDYTMPPPYESQYDTNRFVAAYDSIADFPDRPDNMFALANTLLGLATGHTAVAFTNPSMVPPQNIRTTINSRGAKDTTIMVPEKHLPLVMPLKYVGIDEDTLNKLDAILIPRVNAGYSRNDDPSTAPVQVDPVHGFDPAEVTAPANQATFGGDADPLSQILAGATSVFSHGASEVTD